A single window of Solanum dulcamara chromosome 5, daSolDulc1.2, whole genome shotgun sequence DNA harbors:
- the LOC129889824 gene encoding secreted RxLR effector protein 161-like: MNTPKARGETLSLEICPKTKKEKENMSRVPYSSVVESLIYVMMYTHPDICYAVGLVSRYQSNLGRNHWKAVKRIFRYLKETADHSLCYNGSDLLLIGYIDADWAGDRNDRKSTFVYAFLLNGGAISWKSKKQTCTTLSIMESEFVAYASALQEVVWLK; this comes from the coding sequence ATGAATACTCCTAAAGCAAGAGGTGAAACTTTAAGCCTTGAAATATGTCCaaagactaaaaaggaaaaggaaaacatGTCTCGAGTTCCATATTCTAGTGTTGTCGAGAGTTTAATATATGTTATGATGTATACTCACCCAGACATTTGTTATGCTGTAGGTCTGGTTAGCAGGTATCAATCCAATCTTGGAAGAAATCATTGGAAAGCAGTAAAGAGAATTTTTCGATACCTGAAGGAAACTGCAGACCATTCACTATGTTATAATGGATCTGATTTACTTCTAATAGGTTACATAGATGCTGATTGGGCTGGTGACCGGAATGATAGAAAATCAACCTTTGTCTATGCTTTCTTACTTAATGGTGGTGCTATTTCATGGAAAAGTAAGAAACAAACTTGCACAACTCTTTCAATCATGGAATCTGAATTTGTAGCTTATGCATCTGCATTACAAGAAGTTGTTTGGTTAAAGTGA